In SAR324 cluster bacterium, the following are encoded in one genomic region:
- a CDS encoding response regulator, producing the protein MKILLVDDEHLLLELLAETISHEGHDVVTAVNGKIALDLFSKTKPGFDAVLTDIKMPEMDGLSLLKQIRNLDPEIPVVIMTGHGDLDLSIQALRLSAFDYMLKPLNLASLQQVLEKIAAVCQLHQELPALLPFMESSTTLTLPCQTRWISVAVSHFQQIYAPLCRMANEGFQEITTSLYELLSNAFIHGSLEVDSRLKEESWDKFENMVRLREVDPIFGTRKVHAHCHVAPEGISTEDPTHVIVGVTFDVEDEGKGFDTAKLLKARDPMDLLTASGRGIMMIQMFMDEVSWNEKGNRMHLKKRLRIPRGE; encoded by the coding sequence ATGAAAATTTTGCTCGTGGATGATGAACATTTATTATTGGAGTTGTTGGCTGAAACCATCAGCCACGAAGGGCATGACGTCGTGACGGCCGTCAATGGTAAAATCGCCCTGGATTTGTTTTCCAAGACCAAACCCGGTTTTGACGCGGTGCTGACCGATATTAAAATGCCGGAAATGGATGGTTTGTCTCTGCTAAAACAGATCAGGAATCTGGATCCTGAAATACCGGTTGTGATCATGACCGGACATGGGGATCTGGATCTTTCCATTCAGGCGTTGCGGTTGAGTGCCTTTGATTACATGCTCAAACCGCTGAATCTTGCCAGTTTACAGCAAGTTCTTGAGAAAATTGCCGCAGTCTGTCAGCTCCATCAGGAGTTACCAGCCCTTCTGCCCTTTATGGAAAGTTCAACCACGCTCACTCTGCCTTGCCAGACACGCTGGATCAGTGTCGCGGTTTCCCACTTTCAGCAAATTTATGCGCCCCTGTGTCGTATGGCCAATGAGGGCTTTCAGGAAATCACCACGTCGCTTTATGAATTACTGAGCAACGCGTTCATTCATGGAAGCCTGGAAGTGGATTCCAGATTGAAGGAAGAATCTTGGGATAAGTTTGAAAATATGGTTCGACTGCGTGAAGTTGATCCGATTTTCGGAACCCGCAAGGTTCATGCCCACTGTCATGTGGCACCGGAGGGGATTTCCACAGAAGATCCTACGCATGTTATTGTGGGTGTTACGTTTGATGTGGAAGATGAAGGCAAAGGTTTTGATACCGCAAAACTTCTCAAAGCAAGGGATCCCATGGATCTATTGACGGCCAGTGGTCGTGGCATCATGATGATCCAGATGTTCATGGATGAAGTTTCCTGGAACGAAAAAGGAAATCGGATGCATTTGAAAAAAAGATTGAGAATTCCCCGAGGGGAATGA
- a CDS encoding four helix bundle protein: protein MGFEDLEVWKRSARLSAEVYKHLRDLKDFGFKDQITRSGLSVPSNIAEGFERESEKDGVNFLSYAKGSCGELRTQIYIGIDIDYIDKDTGLQWIRETREISSMITGLIKTKRKRLNS, encoded by the coding sequence ATGGGATTTGAGGATTTGGAGGTGTGGAAAAGATCGGCACGATTGAGTGCAGAAGTTTATAAACACTTACGTGATCTCAAAGATTTTGGATTCAAGGATCAAATTACCCGTTCAGGGCTTTCTGTTCCGAGTAATATCGCTGAGGGTTTTGAACGTGAGTCAGAAAAAGATGGCGTGAATTTTCTGTCTTATGCCAAAGGATCCTGTGGCGAATTACGAACCCAAATCTATATCGGAATCGATATCGACTATATTGACAAAGATACTGGATTACAATGGATCCGGGAAACTCGTGAAATCTCTTCCATGATCACTGGCCTCATCAAAACCAAACGCAAACGCCTAAATTCTTAA
- a CDS encoding NAD(P)/FAD-dependent oxidoreductase, which yields MEKVDVTIVGAGVVGLAVAHTFANAGQSVVVLERNASFGQEVSSRNSEVIHAGIYYPAGSLKAKLCVEGKELLYAYCEKFSIPHQRIGKMIVATCEEEEDVLDGILKKAQNNGVHDLIWQSKEDLQNKEPLVKATKALFSPSTGIIDTHSLMRSFLRSLENHGGFLSAKTRLERVSLVPDGFLIEADNEGELYSFESQILVNAAGLGAQTVAHSINGFDPALIPPLYLCKGNYFTLSGKSPFNHLIYPVPEKSGAGLGIHATLDLAGQTRFGPDTEYISAENYDVMEERRPLFEEAIRRYYPALGSMKLNPGYVGVRPKLQSPTSTFHDFVIQDSSVHHIPGLVHLFGIESPGLTSCLAIGKHVFNQVKG from the coding sequence ATGGAAAAAGTTGATGTCACCATTGTTGGTGCCGGTGTGGTGGGGCTTGCTGTTGCTCATACCTTTGCCAATGCAGGTCAATCTGTCGTTGTTCTGGAACGAAACGCTTCCTTCGGGCAGGAAGTCAGCAGTCGTAACAGTGAAGTGATTCATGCCGGAATTTATTATCCCGCAGGATCGCTCAAAGCAAAACTGTGTGTCGAAGGAAAAGAACTGCTGTATGCCTATTGTGAAAAATTCAGCATCCCTCATCAACGGATCGGCAAAATGATTGTCGCGACTTGTGAAGAGGAAGAGGATGTTCTGGATGGAATTCTCAAAAAAGCACAGAACAATGGTGTTCACGATTTGATCTGGCAATCCAAAGAAGATTTACAAAACAAAGAACCACTGGTCAAAGCGACCAAAGCCCTGTTTTCACCTTCTACCGGCATCATTGATACTCACAGCCTGATGCGTTCCTTTTTAAGATCCCTGGAAAATCATGGAGGCTTTTTATCGGCAAAAACACGTCTGGAACGAGTCAGTCTGGTTCCCGACGGATTTTTGATTGAAGCCGACAATGAGGGCGAACTCTATAGCTTCGAAAGCCAGATCCTGGTCAATGCGGCTGGACTTGGTGCTCAGACCGTCGCTCATTCCATCAACGGCTTTGATCCAGCGCTGATCCCTCCTCTGTATTTGTGCAAAGGCAACTATTTCACCCTGTCCGGAAAAAGTCCCTTCAATCATCTCATCTATCCTGTTCCGGAAAAAAGCGGCGCGGGACTCGGCATTCATGCCACTCTGGATCTTGCCGGTCAAACCCGTTTCGGTCCGGACACGGAATATATTTCAGCGGAAAATTATGATGTCATGGAAGAGCGGAGGCCCCTGTTTGAAGAAGCCATTCGACGTTATTATCCAGCTCTGGGATCCATGAAACTGAATCCGGGATATGTTGGAGTTCGTCCCAAACTGCAATCACCGACCAGTACCTTCCATGACTTTGTAATTCAGGATTCCTCGGTTCACCACATTCCGGGACTGGTTCATCTGTTTGGCATTGAATCACCTGGTTTGACTTCCTGTCTCGCTATTGGAAAGCATGTTTTTAATCAGGTTAAAGGTTAA